A genomic region of Acipenser ruthenus chromosome 9, fAciRut3.2 maternal haplotype, whole genome shotgun sequence contains the following coding sequences:
- the LOC131738042 gene encoding olfactory receptor 52E8-like, with product MLPPAASPEDLSERYFQEAMQKKNSSYVTMFTLSGLNESITNKYIYFSFTLLGYLFIMFVNLTLIIIIALEKTLHEPMYFFLCNLSANALYGTAGFYPKLLFDFLSDTHVISYSGCLLQIFVIYSFSTCELSNLTVMACDRYVAICRPLEYHTIMSPLTTSKLILFSWIFSFSCLCFAILLTISLPLCGSHIDKLYCDNWSIVKLSCVGTTVNNGYGYVIICIFFAHFLFILFSYMKILSVCRASSIAMSKCLQTCLPHLLMVINYFIAVFFDIMYSKYGSSDIPQVLHYLLSLEFLIVPPVFSPIIYGLNLKKIREKFTRICSRNKVIHA from the exons ATGCTTCCACCAGCAGCTTCTCCTGAGGATCTCTCTGAGAg gTATTTTCAAGAAGCTATGCAGAAAAAGAACTCATCCTACGTTACAATGTTTACCCTTTCTGGATTAAATGAATCAATcacaaataaatatatctatttttcttTCACTCTCCTGGGTTATCTCTTTATCATGTTTGTTAATTTAACTCTAATTATAATAATAGCTCTTGAAAAGACACTTCATGAGCCCATGTATTTTTTCCTCTGTAATCTGAGTGCTAATGCACTGTATGGTACTGCTGGTTTCTATCCTAAACTACTGTTTGATTTTCTGTCTGATACGCATGTCATCTCATATTCTGGGTGCCTGCTCCAAATATTTGTCATCTACAGTTTTTCTACGTGTGAATTATCAAATTTAACAGTGATGGCATGTGATAGGTATGTGGCGATATGCAGGCCCCTGGAGTACCATACTATCATGTCACCTTTGACCACTAGTAAATTAATACTGTTTTCTTGGATTTTTTCATTCTCTTGTTTATGTTTTGCTATTCTATTGACTATCAGCTTGCCCTTATGTGGCTCCCACATTGATAAACTATATTGTGATAACTGGTCAATTGTGAAATTATCTTGTGTAGGGACTACTGTTAACAATGGATATGGATATGTTATAATATGCATATTCTTTGcacatttcctttttattttattttcctatatgaaaataCTCAGTGTGTGCCGGGCATCTAGTATAGCAATGAGTAAATGTTTGCAGACCTGTTTGCCACATTTGTTGATGGTGATCAACTACTTCATTGCCGTGTTTTTTgatataatgtacagtaaatacgGTTCAAGTGATATTCCACAGGTTTTACACTATCTCCTGTCACTGGAATTTCTGATCGTCCCTCCTGTTTTCAGTCCTATAATTTATGGTTTAAACCTTAAAAAAATCCGGGAAAAATTCACAAGAATATGCAGCAGAAACAAAGTAATTCACGCTTAA